Proteins encoded together in one Mycobacterium noviomagense window:
- the rplB gene encoding 50S ribosomal protein L2: MGIRKYKPTSSGRRGGSVSDFAEITRSTPEKSLVRPLHGHGGRNAHGRITTRHRGGGHKRAYRVIDFRRNDKDGINAKVAHIEYDPNRTANIALLHYLDGEKRYIIAPQGLSQGDVVESGPNADIKPGNNLPLRNIPAGTLIHAVELRPGGGAKLARSAGSSIQLLGKEGTYASLRMPSGEIRRVDVRCRATVGEVGNAEQANINWGKAGRMRWKGKRPSVRGVVMNPVDHPHGGGEGKTSGGRHPVSPWGKPEGRTRRRHKPSDKLIVRRRRTGKKHSR, encoded by the coding sequence ATGGGAATTCGCAAGTACAAGCCGACGTCTTCTGGCCGTCGCGGTGGCAGCGTCTCCGATTTCGCGGAGATCACCCGCTCGACCCCGGAGAAGTCGTTGGTGCGCCCGTTGCACGGCCATGGTGGGCGTAACGCGCACGGACGAATCACCACCCGCCACCGCGGCGGTGGGCACAAGCGCGCCTATCGAGTAATCGACTTCCGCCGCAACGACAAAGACGGCATCAACGCGAAGGTCGCGCACATCGAATACGACCCCAACCGCACCGCCAACATCGCGCTGCTGCACTACCTCGACGGTGAAAAGCGCTACATCATTGCCCCGCAAGGTCTTTCGCAGGGTGATGTGGTGGAGTCGGGACCCAACGCAGACATCAAGCCAGGCAACAACCTGCCGTTGCGCAATATCCCCGCCGGTACGTTGATCCACGCCGTGGAGCTGCGGCCAGGGGGCGGGGCCAAGCTGGCCCGCTCGGCGGGGTCGAGCATCCAGTTGCTCGGCAAAGAAGGCACTTACGCGTCGCTGCGGATGCCCAGCGGTGAGATCCGCCGCGTCGACGTGCGGTGCCGGGCCACGGTCGGCGAGGTCGGCAACGCCGAGCAGGCGAACATCAACTGGGGCAAGGCCGGTCGGATGCGGTGGAAGGGCAAGCGCCCGTCCGTCCGCGGTGTCGTGATGAACCCGGTGGACCACCCGCACGGCGGTGGTGAGGGCAAGACCTCCGGTGGCCGTCACCCGGTCAGCCCGTGGGGCAAGCCCGAAGGCCGTACCCGCAGGCGGCACAAGCCCAGCGACAAGCTCATCGTCCGACGCCGGCGCACCGGCAAGAAACACTCGCGCTAG
- the rpsS gene encoding 30S ribosomal protein S19, whose translation MPRSLKKGPFVDDHLLKKVDAQNEKNTKQVIKTWSRRSTIIPDFVGHTFAVHDGRKHVPVFITEAMVGHKLGEFAPTRTFKGHIKDDRKARRR comes from the coding sequence ATGCCACGCAGCCTGAAGAAAGGTCCGTTCGTCGACGACCATCTGCTCAAGAAGGTCGACGCGCAGAACGAGAAGAACACCAAGCAGGTCATCAAGACCTGGTCGCGCCGGTCGACCATCATTCCGGACTTCGTCGGCCACACCTTCGCCGTCCATGACGGGCGCAAGCATGTGCCGGTGTTCATCACCGAGGCGATGGTCGGCCACAAGTTGGGCGAATTCGCGCCGACGCGCACCTTCAAGGGACACATCAAAGACGACCGGAAGGCCAGGCGCCGATGA
- the rplV gene encoding 50S ribosomal protein L22, with protein MTTATEFPSAVAKARFVRVSPRKARRVIDLVRGKPVAEALDILRWAPQAASEPVAKVIASAAANAQNNNGLDPTTLVVATVHADDGPTAKRIRPRAQGRAFRIRRRTSHITVVVESRPVKDQRAAQSSRSRRAQASKAAATKEAPAKKTAAKAPAKAPAKEAPEKKATAAKAPAKKAPAKKASATKSSETSQTSSETSEAKGGSQ; from the coding sequence ATGACCACCGCTACCGAATTCCCCTCGGCGGTCGCCAAAGCCCGGTTCGTTCGGGTGTCGCCGCGCAAGGCGCGCCGGGTGATCGACCTGGTCCGCGGCAAGCCTGTGGCCGAGGCGCTCGACATCCTGCGCTGGGCGCCGCAGGCGGCCAGCGAGCCGGTGGCCAAGGTGATCGCCAGCGCTGCCGCCAACGCGCAGAACAACAATGGCCTCGACCCGACCACGCTGGTGGTGGCCACCGTCCACGCCGACGACGGTCCCACCGCCAAGCGCATCCGCCCGCGGGCCCAGGGGCGCGCCTTTCGGATCCGCCGGCGCACCAGCCACATCACGGTGGTGGTGGAAAGCCGGCCGGTCAAGGATCAGCGGGCCGCTCAGTCGTCGCGGTCCCGCCGCGCCCAGGCCAGTAAGGCGGCCGCCACCAAGGAAGCGCCGGCCAAGAAGACGGCCGCCAAAGCGCCCGCCAAGGCGCCTGCGAAAGAGGCGCCGGAAAAGAAGGCAACCGCCGCCAAGGCGCCTGCGAAGAAAGCGCCCGCCAAGAAAGCATCCGCCACGAAGTCGAGCGAGACTTCGCAGACTTCTTCAGAGACTTCGGAAGCGAAGGGAGGCTCGCAGTAG
- the rpsC gene encoding 30S ribosomal protein S3, translated as MGQKINPHGFRLGITTDWKSRWYADKQYAEYVKEDVAIRRLLSSGLERAGIADVEIERTRDRVRVDIHTARPGIVIGRRGTEADRIRADLEKLTGKQVQLNILEVKNPESQAQLVAQGVAEQLSNRVAFRRAMRKAIQSAMRQPNVKGIRVQCSGRLGGAEMSRSEFYREGRVPLHTLRADIDYGLYEAKTTFGRIGVKVWIYKGDIVGGKRELAAPAAGADRPRRERPSGTRPRRSGAAGTTGTSTEAGRAAGAEEAAAPAAAEPALETQSTES; from the coding sequence GTGGGCCAGAAAATCAATCCGCACGGCTTCCGGTTGGGCATCACCACCGACTGGAAGTCGCGCTGGTATGCCGACAAGCAGTACGCCGAGTACGTCAAGGAGGACGTCGCGATTCGGCGACTGCTGTCCAGCGGGCTCGAGCGCGCCGGTATCGCCGACGTCGAGATCGAACGCACGCGTGACCGGGTTCGCGTCGACATCCATACCGCGCGCCCTGGCATCGTCATCGGACGTCGCGGCACCGAGGCCGACCGGATCCGCGCCGACCTGGAGAAGCTGACCGGCAAGCAAGTCCAGCTCAACATCCTCGAAGTGAAAAACCCTGAGTCCCAAGCACAGTTGGTGGCCCAGGGGGTTGCCGAGCAGTTGAGCAACCGGGTGGCGTTCCGCCGGGCGATGCGTAAGGCCATCCAGTCGGCGATGCGTCAGCCCAACGTCAAAGGCATCCGGGTGCAGTGCTCGGGCCGCCTCGGCGGTGCGGAGATGAGCCGCTCGGAGTTCTACCGCGAAGGCCGCGTCCCGCTGCACACCCTGCGCGCCGACATCGACTACGGCTTGTACGAGGCCAAGACCACCTTCGGGCGCATCGGTGTCAAGGTGTGGATCTACAAAGGCGACATCGTCGGCGGCAAGCGTGAGTTGGCCGCACCCGCAGCGGGCGCCGACCGTCCGCGCCGCGAGCGCCCGTCGGGTACCCGTCCACGTCGTAGCGGCGCTGCAGGGACGACGGGAACCAGCACCGAGGCGGGACGGGCCGCAGGCGCTGAGGAGGCTGCCGCTCCCGCGGCCGCTGAGCCGGCCCTCGAGACGCAGAGCACGGAGAGCTGA
- the rplP gene encoding 50S ribosomal protein L16 codes for MLIPRKVKHRKQHHPRQRGIASGGTTVSFGDYGIQALEHAYVTNRQIESARIAINRHIKRGGKVWINIFPDRPLTKKPAETRMGSGKGSPEWWIANVKPGRVLFELSYPNEAVARAALTRAIHKLPIKARIVTREEQF; via the coding sequence ATGTTGATTCCCCGCAAAGTCAAGCACCGCAAGCAGCACCATCCCCGCCAGCGCGGTATCGCCAGCGGCGGCACCACGGTGAGCTTCGGCGACTACGGCATCCAGGCGTTAGAGCACGCCTACGTCACCAACCGGCAGATCGAGTCCGCGCGTATCGCCATCAACCGGCACATCAAACGTGGCGGCAAAGTGTGGATCAACATCTTCCCGGACCGCCCGCTGACCAAAAAGCCCGCCGAGACCCGCATGGGTTCGGGGAAGGGTTCACCGGAGTGGTGGATCGCCAACGTCAAACCGGGCCGGGTGCTGTTCGAGCTGAGCTACCCCAATGAAGCCGTCGCCCGGGCCGCGCTCACCAGGGCAATACACAAGTTGCCGATCAAAGCCCGCATCGTGACCCGAGAGGAGCAGTTCTGA
- the rpmC gene encoding 50S ribosomal protein L29 — MAVGVSAGELRELTDDELVERLRESKEELFNLRFQMATGQLSNNRRLRTVRQEIARIYTVLRERELGLASGPGGEES; from the coding sequence ATGGCAGTGGGCGTTTCCGCCGGCGAACTGCGTGAGCTCACTGACGACGAGCTGGTCGAGCGCCTGCGCGAATCCAAGGAGGAGCTGTTCAACTTGCGGTTCCAGATGGCGACTGGCCAGCTCAGCAACAACCGTCGGCTGCGGACCGTGCGTCAGGAGATCGCACGCATCTACACCGTGCTGCGCGAACGAGAACTGGGTCTGGCGTCCGGGCCCGGGGGTGAGGAATCGTAA
- the rpsQ gene encoding 30S ribosomal protein S17 yields MAEAKTGTKAPAKKAATKASKAAPTKAAAKDAAPPKEKGPKHTPRTPKPRGRRKTAIGYVVSDKMQKTIVVELEDRVRHSLYGKIIRTTKKVKAHDENSVAGIGDRVSLMETRPLSATKRWRLVEILEKAK; encoded by the coding sequence ATGGCAGAGGCTAAGACCGGCACGAAGGCCCCAGCGAAGAAGGCCGCCACCAAGGCGTCGAAGGCCGCTCCGACGAAGGCGGCTGCCAAAGATGCCGCGCCGCCGAAAGAAAAGGGTCCCAAGCACACTCCGCGTACACCGAAGCCGCGGGGCCGGCGCAAGACCGCGATCGGCTACGTCGTCAGCGACAAGATGCAGAAGACGATCGTGGTGGAGCTGGAGGACCGCGTGCGGCACTCGCTCTACGGCAAGATCATCCGCACCACCAAAAAGGTCAAGGCACACGACGAGAACAGCGTCGCCGGCATCGGCGACCGCGTCTCGCTGATGGAGACCCGTCCGCTGTCGGCGACCAAACGCTGGCGGCTGGTCGAGATCCTCGAAAAGGCCAAGTAA
- a CDS encoding arylsulfatase: MATQFQGKIGLDIRDSEPDWGPYAAPTAPENAPNILYVVWDDVGIATWDCFGGLVDMPAMSRIADNGVRLSQFHTTALCSPTRASLLTGRNATTVGMATIEEFTDGFPNCNGRIPVDTALLSEVLAERGYNTYCVGKWHLTPLEESNLASTKRNWPLSRGFERFYGFMGGETDQWYPDLVYDNHPVAPPASPEDGYHLSKDIADKTIEFIRDAKVIAPDKPWFAYVCPGAGHAPHHVFKEWADKYAGRFDMGYEKYRDIVLERQKAMGIVPPDTELSPVNPYLDVKGPQGEPWPLQDTVRPWDSLAADEKRLFSRMAEVFAGFLSYTDAQIGRVLDYLEDSGQLNNTLIVVISDNGASGEGGPNGSVNETKFFNGYIDTVEESLKYFDRLGGPETYNHYPIGWAMAFNTPYKLFKRYASHEGGIADTAIISWPNGIAVRGEVRDNYVNVCDITPTVYDLLGITPPETVKGIAQRPLDGVSFKAALADPSAVVKETQFYTMLGTRGIWHNGWFANTVHAATPAGWSHFDADRWELFHIEADRSQCRDIAAEQPEKLEELKALWFSEAAKYNGLPLADFNLLETLSRWRPYLAGERSTYTYYPNTADVGIGAGVEIHGRSFSVLAEVTVDTTGAEGVLFKQGGAHGGHVLFIQGGRLHYVYNFLGEQEQIVSSPGAVPLGRHLFGVQYVRTGTVENSHTPLGESTLYIDDTAVAALPDMKTHPGTFGLAGAAISVGRNSGSGVSSRYNAPFAFTGGAIAHVTVDLSGAAYTDLGNKLALAFSRD; encoded by the coding sequence ATGGCAACGCAGTTTCAGGGCAAGATCGGGCTGGATATCCGTGACTCCGAGCCGGATTGGGGTCCATACGCCGCACCGACCGCACCGGAAAACGCGCCGAACATCCTCTACGTGGTGTGGGACGACGTCGGGATAGCGACATGGGATTGCTTCGGCGGGCTGGTGGACATGCCTGCCATGAGCAGAATCGCCGACAACGGTGTGCGGTTGTCGCAGTTTCACACCACAGCGCTGTGCTCGCCGACTCGGGCGTCGTTGCTGACCGGTCGCAACGCCACCACAGTGGGCATGGCCACCATCGAAGAGTTCACCGACGGTTTTCCGAACTGCAACGGCCGCATCCCGGTCGACACCGCGTTGCTCTCCGAAGTGCTGGCCGAGCGCGGCTACAACACCTACTGCGTCGGCAAATGGCATCTCACACCGCTTGAGGAGTCGAATCTGGCTTCGACTAAACGGAATTGGCCGCTTTCGCGAGGTTTCGAGCGGTTCTACGGCTTCATGGGCGGGGAGACCGACCAGTGGTATCCGGATCTGGTCTACGACAACCACCCGGTGGCGCCACCGGCTAGTCCTGAAGACGGCTACCACCTGTCGAAGGACATCGCCGACAAGACGATCGAGTTCATTCGCGACGCAAAGGTGATCGCACCCGACAAGCCTTGGTTTGCGTATGTCTGCCCCGGCGCAGGCCATGCCCCTCACCATGTGTTCAAGGAATGGGCGGACAAATACGCCGGCCGCTTCGACATGGGGTACGAAAAGTACCGCGACATCGTGCTGGAGCGACAGAAGGCAATGGGCATCGTGCCGCCGGATACCGAACTGTCGCCTGTTAATCCGTATTTGGATGTGAAAGGGCCGCAAGGCGAACCGTGGCCCCTGCAAGACACGGTGCGGCCCTGGGACTCGCTGGCCGCCGATGAGAAGAGATTGTTTTCCCGGATGGCCGAGGTGTTCGCCGGTTTCTTGAGCTACACCGACGCTCAGATCGGCCGAGTGCTCGACTATCTCGAGGACTCCGGGCAGTTGAACAACACTTTGATCGTGGTGATCTCCGACAACGGCGCCAGCGGTGAAGGCGGACCGAACGGCTCGGTGAACGAGACGAAGTTCTTCAACGGGTACATCGACACCGTCGAAGAGAGCCTGAAATATTTCGACCGGCTCGGTGGGCCCGAGACCTACAACCACTATCCGATCGGGTGGGCGATGGCGTTCAACACGCCGTACAAGTTGTTCAAGCGCTACGCCTCACATGAGGGCGGCATCGCCGATACAGCAATCATCTCTTGGCCCAACGGGATTGCCGTACGCGGGGAGGTGCGCGACAACTACGTCAACGTCTGCGACATCACCCCGACCGTCTACGATCTTCTCGGCATCACGCCGCCGGAGACGGTCAAAGGCATCGCCCAGCGTCCGCTGGATGGCGTCAGTTTCAAAGCTGCCCTGGCAGATCCGAGTGCCGTGGTCAAGGAAACGCAGTTCTACACCATGCTGGGCACACGGGGCATTTGGCACAACGGCTGGTTCGCCAACACCGTCCACGCCGCCACACCCGCCGGTTGGTCGCACTTCGACGCTGATCGCTGGGAACTCTTCCACATCGAAGCCGATCGCAGCCAATGCCGCGACATTGCCGCCGAGCAGCCCGAGAAGCTCGAGGAGCTGAAGGCGCTGTGGTTTTCCGAAGCCGCCAAATACAACGGGCTTCCGCTCGCGGATTTCAACCTGCTGGAAACGTTGTCGCGCTGGCGGCCCTACCTGGCCGGCGAACGGTCCACGTACACTTACTATCCCAACACCGCCGACGTCGGCATTGGGGCAGGCGTCGAAATCCACGGCCGGTCATTCTCGGTGCTGGCCGAGGTGACGGTGGACACCACCGGTGCCGAAGGGGTGTTGTTCAAACAGGGCGGTGCCCACGGCGGACACGTCCTGTTCATCCAGGGCGGACGGCTCCACTACGTCTACAACTTCCTCGGTGAACAGGAGCAGATCGTGTCCTCACCCGGCGCGGTTCCGCTGGGCCGACACTTGTTTGGCGTCCAATACGTCCGGACTGGCACCGTGGAAAACAGCCACACCCCACTGGGCGAATCCACGCTCTACATCGACGACACCGCGGTCGCGGCGTTGCCGGACATGAAGACTCATCCCGGCACATTTGGCTTAGCCGGGGCCGCGATTAGCGTCGGACGCAACAGCGGTTCCGGAGTGTCGAGCCGCTACAACGCGCCGTTCGCGTTCACCGGCGGAGCGATTGCTCACGTCACGGTCGACCTCTCTGGCGCTGCCTACACGGATCTCGGAAACAAACTAGCCCTGGCGTTTTCGCGCGACTGA
- a CDS encoding formylglycine-generating enzyme family protein — translation MLTELVELPGGAFRMGSTSSYPEEAPIHTASVAPFAMERHPVTNAQFAEFVAATGYVTVAEQPIDPAQYPGANPDDLVPGALVFRPTSGPVDLRDWRQWWHWVPGACWRHPFGPDSDVGARADHPVVQIAYPDAAAYAQWAGRRLPTEAEWEYAARGGTSTTYAWGDEEKPGGQLMANTWQGRFPYRNDGALGWTGTSPVGTFPPNRFGLLDMIGNVWEWTTTEFGAHHRLDQPPKACCTPSGPADPSVNQTLKGGSHLCAPEYCHRYRPAARSPQSQDTATTHIGFRCVS, via the coding sequence ATGCTGACCGAGCTGGTTGAGCTGCCCGGCGGAGCGTTTCGCATGGGCTCGACGAGCTCCTACCCCGAAGAAGCTCCCATCCACACTGCTTCCGTGGCCCCGTTTGCGATGGAACGGCATCCGGTGACCAACGCGCAATTCGCCGAATTCGTCGCTGCCACAGGCTATGTGACCGTCGCGGAACAACCGATCGATCCCGCGCAGTATCCCGGTGCGAATCCCGACGACCTTGTCCCGGGCGCGCTGGTATTCCGCCCGACGTCGGGTCCCGTCGACCTGCGCGACTGGCGGCAGTGGTGGCACTGGGTACCGGGCGCATGCTGGCGCCACCCATTCGGACCCGACAGCGATGTCGGCGCGCGGGCCGATCACCCGGTGGTGCAGATCGCCTATCCCGATGCCGCGGCCTACGCGCAGTGGGCAGGGCGGCGGCTACCCACTGAGGCCGAGTGGGAATACGCGGCCCGCGGCGGGACCTCCACCACCTACGCCTGGGGCGACGAGGAGAAGCCCGGCGGCCAATTGATGGCCAACACCTGGCAGGGCAGATTCCCGTACCGCAACGACGGCGCCCTGGGCTGGACGGGGACCTCGCCTGTAGGAACTTTCCCGCCGAATCGGTTCGGGTTGCTCGACATGATCGGCAACGTCTGGGAGTGGACCACCACCGAATTCGGGGCCCACCATCGGCTCGATCAGCCACCTAAGGCCTGCTGCACACCGAGCGGCCCCGCCGATCCTTCCGTCAATCAGACGCTCAAGGGCGGTTCTCACCTGTGCGCACCGGAGTACTGCCACCGCTACCGGCCCGCCGCGCGCTCGCCCCAGTCGCAGGACACCGCGACGACGCATATCGGATTCCGCTGCGTGTCCTGA
- a CDS encoding AbrB/MazE/SpoVT family DNA-binding domain-containing protein, translating into MDATLRLGKQGRLVIPAEIREALGLAPGDRVHVRLDGLRIVMERPADAIDELRALGRDKAPNRSLVEELLAERRAEAHDK; encoded by the coding sequence ATGGATGCCACACTTCGGCTCGGCAAGCAAGGCCGACTCGTCATACCTGCTGAGATACGCGAGGCACTTGGGCTAGCACCGGGTGATCGCGTCCACGTCCGCCTTGACGGACTGCGGATCGTCATGGAAAGGCCAGCAGACGCGATCGACGAACTCCGTGCACTTGGCCGGGATAAGGCGCCGAATCGTTCCCTCGTGGAGGAGCTCCTCGCAGAGCGCCGCGCCGAGGCGCACGACAAATGA
- a CDS encoding type II toxin-antitoxin system VapC family toxin has protein sequence MTVLDASALLALVHEEPGADLVAQALTGSIIGTPNLAEVIGKLVDVHIDASAVRQLVVAAGVTIEPVTADDAELAGALRAITGGQQLSLGDRCCLALAIRSTPPIVMTADRFWADLDLPIEVSLIR, from the coding sequence ATGACCGTTCTCGACGCGTCGGCGCTGCTGGCGTTGGTTCACGAAGAGCCCGGTGCCGACCTGGTCGCCCAGGCGCTGACCGGATCGATCATTGGCACGCCGAATCTTGCCGAGGTGATCGGCAAACTTGTGGACGTGCACATTGACGCCTCTGCTGTCCGCCAACTTGTGGTCGCCGCTGGTGTCACCATCGAACCGGTGACCGCCGATGACGCGGAGCTTGCCGGCGCTCTGCGTGCTATCACGGGCGGCCAACAACTCTCTCTCGGCGACCGATGCTGCCTTGCCCTGGCCATCCGCAGTACGCCGCCGATCGTTATGACCGCCGACCGTTTTTGGGCGGACTTAGACCTGCCGATCGAAGTTAGCCTCATTCGCTAG
- a CDS encoding DinB family protein: MLPKRRRTRAHDRAQRIATERRHNHNARIANREKRLSYFDRPNPHRRRRALAFWVVQDSQMRLELPQLAAEDHTCDVCDMVYQRISVDDAVTAIADLPAAVREAVLGIPPEARRWRPSPQVWSVAEYVCHLRDVYMSFTIRLHRARKEDCPAVEPMFNDLRARRFRYNDCDLAATLAELAAAASGFCEEVARMKDRDWDRVITRLPDEQRTARWLVRQAMHEGIHHLGDIRRIASLSG; the protein is encoded by the coding sequence ATGCTGCCCAAACGCCGGCGCACCCGAGCCCACGACCGAGCCCAGCGCATCGCCACCGAACGCCGCCACAACCACAACGCCCGCATCGCCAACCGAGAAAAACGCCTCAGCTACTTCGACCGACCCAACCCGCACCGACGACGACGAGCCCTCGCCTTTTGGGTGGTGCAGGATAGCCAGATGCGCCTCGAGCTGCCGCAGCTCGCTGCCGAAGATCACACCTGCGATGTGTGCGACATGGTCTACCAGCGGATCAGCGTCGACGACGCCGTCACTGCGATCGCCGACCTACCGGCCGCGGTGCGTGAGGCCGTCCTGGGTATTCCCCCCGAGGCGCGGCGGTGGCGCCCCAGCCCGCAGGTATGGTCGGTCGCCGAATACGTCTGCCATCTGCGCGACGTGTACATGAGCTTCACCATCCGGCTGCACCGCGCGCGCAAGGAGGATTGCCCGGCAGTCGAACCGATGTTCAATGACTTACGGGCGCGACGGTTCCGCTACAACGATTGCGACCTCGCTGCCACGCTGGCCGAGCTCGCAGCAGCCGCATCCGGGTTCTGCGAGGAAGTGGCCCGCATGAAAGATCGCGACTGGGACCGCGTCATCACCCGGTTGCCCGACGAGCAGCGCACGGCTCGTTGGCTCGTCCGCCAAGCGATGCACGAAGGCATTCACCACCTCGGCGATATCCGCAGGATCGCCAGCTTAAGCGGCTAG
- the rplN gene encoding 50S ribosomal protein L14 — protein sequence MIQQESRLKVADNTGAKEILCIRVLGGSSRRYAGIGDVIVATVKDAIPGGNVKRGDVVKAVVVRTAKERRRPDGSYIKFDENAAVIIKPDNDPRGTRIFGPVGRELREKRFMKIISLAPEVL from the coding sequence GTGATTCAGCAGGAATCGCGACTGAAGGTGGCCGACAACACCGGCGCCAAGGAGATCTTGTGCATCCGCGTGCTCGGCGGCTCATCGCGACGCTACGCCGGAATCGGCGACGTCATCGTGGCCACGGTCAAAGACGCGATCCCCGGCGGCAACGTCAAACGCGGCGATGTGGTCAAGGCCGTGGTGGTGCGCACCGCAAAAGAGCGTCGCCGCCCCGACGGCAGCTACATCAAGTTCGACGAGAACGCGGCAGTGATCATCAAGCCCGACAACGACCCGCGCGGCACCCGCATCTTCGGCCCTGTCGGCCGCGAGCTGCGGGAGAAGCGCTTCATGAAGATCATCTCGCTGGCCCCGGAGGTGTTGTAG
- the rplX gene encoding 50S ribosomal protein L24: MKVHKGDTVLVISGKDKGAKGKVLKAYPAKNKVLVEGVNRIKKHTPISTNQRGARSGGIVTQEAPIHVSNVMVVDSDGKPTRIGYRVDEETGKKVRISKRNGKDI, from the coding sequence ATGAAGGTGCACAAGGGCGACACCGTCCTGGTCATCTCCGGTAAAGACAAAGGCGCCAAGGGCAAGGTGCTCAAGGCATACCCAGCCAAGAACAAAGTGCTCGTCGAGGGCGTCAACCGGATCAAGAAGCACACGCCCATCTCGACCAACCAGCGCGGCGCGCGCTCGGGCGGGATCGTCACCCAGGAAGCGCCCATCCACGTTTCCAACGTGATGGTGGTCGACTCCGACGGCAAGCCCACCCGCATCGGCTACCGGGTCGACGAGGAGACCGGCAAGAAAGTCCGCATCTCCAAGCGCAACGGCAAGGACATCTGA
- the rplE gene encoding 50S ribosomal protein L5, translated as MTTAEKVQPRLKVRYREEIRDALQKQFGYRNVMQIPTVVKVVVNMGIGEAARDAKMINGAVTDLSLITGQRPEIRRARKSIAQFKLREGMPIGVRATLRGDRMWEFLDRLTSIALPRIRDFRGLSPAQFDGSGNYTFGLAEQSVFHEIDVDTIDRTRGMNISVVTSAATDEEGRALLRALGFPFKEN; from the coding sequence ATGACGACCGCAGAAAAGGTTCAGCCGCGGCTCAAAGTCCGCTACCGCGAAGAGATCCGCGACGCGCTGCAAAAGCAATTCGGGTACCGCAACGTGATGCAGATCCCGACGGTAGTCAAGGTTGTCGTCAACATGGGTATCGGGGAGGCCGCCCGCGACGCCAAGATGATCAACGGCGCTGTCACCGACTTGTCGTTGATCACCGGGCAGCGACCGGAGATCCGGCGGGCCCGCAAATCCATCGCGCAGTTCAAGCTTCGTGAGGGCATGCCGATCGGCGTGCGCGCCACATTGCGCGGCGATCGCATGTGGGAGTTTCTGGACCGGCTGACTTCCATTGCGCTGCCTCGTATCCGCGACTTCCGCGGCTTGTCGCCTGCGCAGTTCGACGGCTCCGGGAACTACACGTTCGGGCTGGCCGAGCAGTCGGTGTTCCACGAGATCGACGTGGACACCATCGACCGGACCCGAGGCATGAACATCAGCGTCGTCACCTCGGCGGCGACCGACGAGGAAGGACGCGCGCTGTTGCGGGCCCTCGGCTTCCCGTTCAAGGAGAACTGA
- a CDS encoding type Z 30S ribosomal protein S14, with protein MAKKALVNKAQRKPKFKVRAYTRCSKCGRPHSVYRKFGLCRICLREMAHAGELPGVQKSSW; from the coding sequence ATGGCAAAGAAGGCACTGGTCAACAAGGCTCAGCGCAAACCCAAGTTCAAGGTGCGGGCCTACACCCGCTGCAGTAAATGCGGCCGCCCGCACTCGGTGTACCGCAAGTTCGGGCTGTGCCGGATCTGCCTGCGCGAGATGGCGCACGCGGGTGAGCTGCCCGGCGTGCAGAAGAGCAGTTGGTGA
- the rpsH gene encoding 30S ribosomal protein S8, whose translation MTMTDPIADFLTRLRNANAAYHDEVTLPHSKIKANIAEILKTEGYISDYRVEDARVGKALVIQLKYGPNRERSLAGLRRVSKPGLRVYAKSTNLPRVLGGLGVAIISTSSGLLTDRQAARQGVGGEVLAYVW comes from the coding sequence ATGACTATGACGGACCCGATCGCAGATTTTTTGACGCGTCTGCGCAACGCCAATGCGGCGTACCACGACGAAGTGACGCTGCCGCACTCGAAGATCAAGGCGAACATCGCCGAGATCCTCAAGACCGAGGGGTACATCAGCGACTACCGCGTCGAAGATGCTCGGGTCGGCAAAGCGCTAGTCATCCAGCTCAAATACGGGCCGAACCGCGAGCGCAGCCTGGCCGGCTTACGCCGGGTATCCAAGCCGGGACTGCGGGTCTACGCGAAATCCACCAACCTGCCGCGGGTGCTCGGCGGCCTGGGCGTGGCGATCATTTCGACGTCCTCGGGCCTGCTCACCGACCGTCAGGCAGCCAGACAGGGCGTGGGCGGCGAAGTCCTCGCATACGTGTGGTGA